In Desulfurellaceae bacterium, the DNA window GTTGCCCGGATGGTCCAGGTGCGGAAAGTCCGAGGCCCAGAAGAATTTGTCCGCCCCGACAAAATCGACCACGTGACCGAAGGCTTTTTCGTCGGGATCGCCCGACACCCAGCACTGCCGATAGAAATAATGACTCGGCTTCTCTTTGAGCGGCACCGACTCGCCCAGCGGGCTGTCATACACGGCGTCCATGCGGTTGAGCAGATAGCCGGCCCAGCCCGCGCCGGACTCCAGCACGACGACTTTGACCTTGGGGAACTTGTCGAACAGGCCGTACTGGAACAGGGCCGTAAAGGCTTGCAAGGGGCCTTGCCCGCCGTGAACGTTGAAGTGCCACATAGCCCACTTCTGCATATCGCGGAAGCGCTGATGGACCCGCTTGGCCGGCGGCTCGCCGCTGGGATGAATGCCGACCGGCACGTCGAGCTCCTGGGCTTTGGCCCAGAAGGGGTCGTAATCCGGGTGGGCGTGCGACTTGTTGGTCGGCGTGAAGGGCACAAAAAAGGCGCCCTTGGCACCGCTGGTGACCGCCCGTTCGAGCTCGCGCGCCGCCTCCTGGGGGTCGCCAAAGGAAATATGAGCAATGGGAACGAGGCGGCCGTCCGAGTCGGAACAGAAGTCCACCACCCAGCGGTTATAGGCCCGCGCATAGGCGGCTTGCAGTGCCAGGTCGTCCACGTCTTCGGTTTCCCAGGCCAGCCCCAGGGTCGGATAGATGATGGCCTTGTCCAGGCCGTCCTGGTCGAGCAGCGCGACCCGCTCCTTGGGGTCCATGGAGCCGAACGGCGCCTCGCCCACATAGGTCTTGTCGGGGTGGGGTTTGAGTTCGTCGCCACTCTTGCCCATGGCGCCCGACTGGCCGAGCTGGCCGGGGCGGCGGTACTTGGACGGTCCCCCACCGATTTCCAGGATTTCCAGTCCGTCCCGATCTTTGCTGATGCGGATCGCCCGGTCTCGATACTGGGGCTCCATGTACTGCTCCCACACATCGGGCGGCTCAAGAATATGGCCGTCGGCGTCAATCGCGCCGGGATACGGAAAACGCTCAGATGCTGTTGTCATAAGGCTCCTCCTTTGTCCGAAACATACAGCTCTTCCCCCTCCTGTAGCACGCTCGGGGCGACAAAAGAAAGAGATTTACACCAGGTGGGCCAGGGTCCGCTCGGAGTGCTTTTGCAGGGAAACGGTGAAAGGGGTGCCGCCGGTTCCGACCTGGGCCGTTTTGTCGGCTCGACCGGGCTGGAGGATGTATCTGGCGGCATACTCGAGGTGGAGCTGGCGGAACGCGGCCAGGGCCTGGACGCAGCCGTTATACGCCTCACGAAGTGTGGGCGCGCTGAAGCGGTGCTGGTAGACGTAGTCCCGAATGGCCGGACCGTGTTCGAGACGAGCAATACAGGCGCGATCCCGGATCGGCATGTAGTCGCGCAGTTCCAGCAGGTAGGCCCGCATGGCGTCCCAGTCGTGCTGGATGCCGAGAGCCGCGTCAAAGGCGTACAGCACGCTGCTCTGGGCGCCCGTCTCGCCACGGAACTGCTGGGGCTGGCCTTTGTAGGCTGCGACGCCGTCGTAGTACATGCCGTGGGGCAGGTCGGGGTTGTTTTTCCAGCCGAACATATACGGCCGCACCCGGTGGTAGTAGGTGTCAGGCTGACAGCGCTCCGGCATGCGTCGCAGCAGGGCCTGCATGGTCCGCAGGCTTGCGGCCAGCTCGGACAGGCATTCGGTCACGCCCTGGCTATCCCGCTTCAGCACGGCCTGCTGTGCGGGCAACAGGGCCGACAGGCCGCGTCCGGCCGCAGCCTCGATATGCACATGCAGGGTGACGAACCACTCCTCGTCCATGCCGCCCAAAAAATTCTGAATCATGGTCAGGTTGCCGACCGCAATCGGCCCGTGCGGGTCGAGGCGACGCCAGTTGTGCAGCGTCTGCGAGGCGTAGGTCAGCATCGGCGGCCGGCCGAGTCGCGTCGCCAGCCCGTGCCAGGCCACGGCCAGGGGCGGGGGTAGCCGGCTGGCGATGGGCCGGTCGGGTGCGAACACGTACAGATTGGCCATGAACGACACCATGCTCATGGCCCGCTCAGACTCCTGCTCGGTGCGCAGGGCGGCCAGGGGAAACGGGGGCAGGCGCTCCAGGGTCGGGCGCAGGGCGGTGTTCAGGGCCAGCTTGGACAGATCGTGGGCGACCGCTTCCCATTCTTCAAAGGGCTCGGGCAGGTGGATGAGCGGATCGGGGGTGGGCAGGAAACCCCGCGAGAAATCTCGGTCTGGTGCGGTCATGGTTCTTCGTGCGCGTTGACGACGGCCTGTCGATCTCCTACAAGGGGGATGGGGTACATCCTGGTATCATCTCCTACCCGCCCGCAGCAACAACCAATAAGGAGGGTTCTTTATGGCGGAGTATGATCTGTTAATCAAAAACGGCACGATCGTCGACGGCTTACGCACCCCTGCGTACCGTGGGGATCTGGCCATCCGCAACGGCAAGATCGCGGCGATGGGAAATATCACCGGCGGCGCGACGCGTGTCATCGACGCCACCGGCTGCGTAGTGGCGCCTGGCTTCATGGACATCCACACCCACTACGACGCGGCCCTGACCGGCTGGGACCCCTACGCCACGCTATCCGGCTGGCACGGGGTGACCAGCGTCGCCATCGGCAACTGCGGCTTTGGTTTTGCCCCGGTCCGGCCCGAGGATCAGGAGCGGGCGATGCTGCGCATGGAGCGTACCGAGACCATTCCGCTGTCCATCATGCAGTCCTCGATGCGCTGGGACTGGGAGACCTTTCCCGAGTTTCTGGACAGCCTGGAACGCAACAAGGTCGGAGTGAATACCGCCTCGCTGGTACCCTACTCGCCGCTGCGCGCCTGGGTCATGGGCAATGAGGCGGCCCGCGATCCCGATTACACGGCGAGTTCGGATCAGGTCGCGCGTATCAAGCACGTGTTGCGCGAAGCCTTGCAGGCCGGCGGCTTCGGCTTTTCGGGCTCGTTCAGCATGTCCAACCGGGACTATGACGGCGGCTATCTGCCGACCCAGGTCGCACCCCGGGAAGAACTCCTGGAAATGGCCGAGGTCATGCGCGAGTTCAACCGCGGCTCGATCGAGTGGACCATGGGGTCGGCTCTCCAGGGCTTGGGGCTGGATTTCCTGCTGGAACTGGCCAAGACCAGCGGCCGGCCGGTGAACTGGAACGCCATCGTGTCCGACTCCAACAACCCCGACGGCTGGCGCAAGCAGCTGGCCTGGAGTGAGCAGGCCTACCGTGAGGCGATTGTCCTGCCGGTCGATATCTGTGTGCCGATTGAGCGCGATTTCACCCTGGAGACCATGGGCCTGTTCGACCAGCTGCCGGCCTGGAACGAGGCCACCGTCGGCACCCTCGAAGAGCGCAAGGCCAAACTGGCCGACCCGGCCCGGCGTCCGGCGCTGCGCCAGGACATGGAGAAGCGGCGGCGCATGATCGTACCGTCCAAAGACAGCGACGGCGAGCAGGGTCAGGTGGGGATGATCAACTGGCAGGCGACGGTTATCGACGATGTCCACCTGGAGAAGAACGAGCCGCTGCGGGGCAAGACCATCGCCCAGATTGCCCAGGAGCAGGGCAAGCATCCGGTCGATGCCATGTTGGATCTGGCGGTTGAGGAAGACCTCAAGACCGAGTTTGCCATGCAGGACTCGCTCAACAGTGATGAAGACTCCGTCGGTCAGATCCTCAAACACCCGCTGACCCTGATCGGCGCCTCGGACGGCGGCGCGCATACCAAGTTTCTGACCCTGGGCCGCTACCCGACCCACTTCCTGGCCCACTGGATTCGCGACAAGCAGATCATGAGCCTGGAAGAGGCGCACTGGCGGCTGTCCACCATGCTGGGCTGGGCCATCGGCATCCGTGACCGTGGCTGGCTACGTGAAGACATGCCGGCCGACATCGTGGTGTACGATCTGGAAAAGCTCCAGGTGTTGCCGATGGAGACCATCACCGACCTGCCCAACAACGACTGGCGACGGGTGCAGAAGGCCGACGGCTATCGCTACACGATCGTCAACGGCCAGATTACCTTTGAGGGCCAGAAGTGTACCGGCGCACTGCCGGGCAAGGTTTTGCGCAGCTACGACATGGCCGCAGCCTAGGAGCCATCACGCCTGCGTCCATCCCCTACGTCGCTCGGGCTTCCAGCCGGATGGGGCGTTGGGGGTGGACTCCCAGCCAAAACAGAGAGGCCACGGCCGCCAGCCCGGCGGCCGTGTACAGCGCGCTGTCCCAGCCGTAGTGCTGGGCCAGCAGCGGGGTCAGGGTCGGCGACAGCGTCCCGCCCAGATTGCCGCCCATGTTCATGAAGCCGCCCAGCGTGCCGGCATAGGTTTTGGCCAGGTCAATCGTTGTGGCAAAGTAGGCTGCCACCCCCAAAAACAGGGTTCCCGCGCCCAGCGCCAGGAAGAGCACGGCCAGGTAGGGGTTTGTCACGCTGGCGCCGATAGCGATCAGTCCGGCGGTCAGCAGCATGCTGACAAACCCGACCCCGCAGCGGCCGACGCGTTTGCCGAAGCGCTGGCTCAGGCGGTCGGTCAGCCAGCCGCCGAACGGCGCGCCTATCGCCCCGGCCATAAACGGCGCCATGCCGTACAGCCCGCCGCTCTCGACCGAGAAGTGCAGCACGTTGACCAGATACAGGTAGAACCACGACAGATAGATGTAGCCGATATAGCCGAGCACCGTGTAGGCGGCGGTCACCAGCCACAGGCTCGGACAGCTGAGCAGCGTCCGCCACGGAACCGGGCCGAGCGCCGGCCCGGCAGCGTCGGGCTCGTCCTGCTCAGCCGTCGGCGCCTGGGCAATATACTCCCGCTCTGCGGCGTTGACCCACGGGTGCTGCTCGGGCCGGTCGCGAACCAGCCAGTACCACACCACGGCCAGGACGATGCCGATGGCGCCGGCAATATAAAAGGCCGCTCGCCAGCCCCAGGTGACCATCACCCAGACAATGAAGGGCGGCGTCAGCGCCCCGCCCAGCGAGCTGCCGCTGACCGTAATGCCGACCGCCAGACCGCGTTCCTGGGGTGCGGCCCAGTTGGCGATCACCCGGTTGCCGTTCGGCGGGGCGACCGCCTCGCCGATACCGATCAGCACCCGGACAACCAGAAACGAGCCCACGATGCCGATGAGCGAGGCCAGAAACAGCTCGCCGGCCAGCGCGGTCACGGCGGTAAAAAACGACCACCACAGGATCGCTACGGCCATCACGCCCCTGGGTCCGAAGCGGTCGCCCAGCCAGCCGCCCGGAATCTGGGATACGGCATAGCCCAACACAAAGGCGCTGAAAATCCAGCCGAACTGCACATCGCTGAGGCCGTACTCGGGCATGATGTACTTGGCCGCAATGGAGATGTTGATCCGGTCGATGAACATCAGCACATAGGTGCAGTACAGCAGGCCGATAATCAGCCAGCGGGTCCGGGTCGGTGTCGCTGGTGCGGGACTGGGTGTAGACATACTCCTCCCCGACAAACGCCCCGACTCTAGCCCAGGACTTCTGTGTGGAGCAAGACAAGCCTGCCTGTCCGAATTGTTGACGGCTGGGGGCCGATCTCCTAGAACGGAGTGGGGAGACATCCAGCACTCGATAAAGGAGGGCCAATCATGGCCGAATATGACATCGTCATTAAGAATGGAACCATCGTTGACGGCAGTGGCGCGCCCGGCTTCCGGGCCGACCTGGCGGTAAGTGGGGGGCGTATTGTCGAACTTGGCGAGGTCACGGGTAGCGCCGCGCGGCTGATCGACGCGTCCGACCTGATTGTCGCGCCCGGCTTTATCGATCCGCATACCCACTACGACGCCCAGCTGTGCTGGGACCCGCTGATCACCTGTTCGTCGTGGCACGGGGTGACCAGCGTGATCGTGGGCAACTGTGGCGTTGGGCTGGCGCCGTGCAAGCCCGCCGAACGGGATATCGCCACCTCCAATCTGGTCCACGTCGAGGCCATTCCGTATGAGGTGTTGAACAAGGGCCTGCCCTGGGACTGGGAAAGCTTTCCGCAGTATATGGATGCCGCCGCCCAGCGCGGGTTGGGCATCAACGTCGGCTTTCTGGCCGCCCTGTCACCCTTCCGCCAGTTTGTGATGGGCAATGAGGCCATGGAGCGTGAGGCCACCGCAGCCGAAACCGCGCACATCCGCAGCCTGCTGGACGAGGCGCTTGAGGCCGGCGCCCTGGGTCTGTCGCTGACCGTCCTGCCTCAGCATCTCGGCTACAAGGCTCAGCCCCTGGCCTGTCGGCTGGCCAGTCATGACGAGCTGCGCGCCTACGCCGGCCTGCTGCGCGAACGCGGCCAGGGGACGATTGAGGTGGCCCTGACCAGAAAGCCCAGCGCGGTGTCCGACAGGGAGTACGCGCTGCTGGAGTTGCTGGTTTCCGAGAGCGAGCGTCCGGTCACCTGGCTCAATCTGCGCGACCGCGACGACGATCCCGAGGCGTGGACCAACACCCTGGAACGCGTCGCCCCGCTGCTTGAACGCGGCAGCCGGCCCCAGGTGGCGGTGCGGCCGCTGGTGGTGGAGTTCAATCTGCGCAACCCGTTCCTGTTCGCCGCCATGCGCTCGACCAAGCCGGTGTTCGGCGACGCCGCGCCCGAGGATCAGAAACGCACCTATGCCGACCCCGAGTTCCGCCGCGCGTTTGGGGCTGAGCTGGAGCGCAGCACGGTCTTTCATGACATCTGGCAACGGACCAAGGTGAAGGAAGTCACCAGCCCGGCGCTCAAGGCGGTCGAGTGGAAGACGATAGACGACATCGCCCAGCAGCGCGGTGCAGCGCCCCTGGACGCCTTCTTTGATATCGCCCTTGAGGACGACCTGGGGCTCGACTACATGCTGCCGCTGCTCGACATCAACGAGGAGCGGGTGGCGAAAAAATTCAGCGACCCGCGCACCCTGATCGGCATCTCTGACGGCGGGGCGCACGTGGACATGCTGTGCAACGCCGGCTACCCGAGCTATCTGCTGGGGACCTTTGTGAGAGAAAAGCAGGCGCTGAGCGTCGAACACGCGGTACGGCGCATTACCACAGAACCGGCCCAGTTCTTCGGCATCAACGACCGTGGCGCGCTGCGGGTCGGGCTGGCTGCGGACATCACCGTTTTTGACCTGAACACCATCGACTCCCCCGAGCGTCCGGAAGTTCGCCAGGACTTGCCGGGCGGCGGGCGCCGTCTGGTGACCCAGGCCGAAGGCATCCAGTACACCATCGTCAACGGTCAGGTCTTGTACGAGGGCCAACGCCAGACCGGCGTCCTGCCCGGCCAGGTCATCCGAGGCGGGCAGCCGGCCTGAGGAGAACGCGCCATGTCGATACAACATGTGATTTCAGCCGATTCGCATATGGTTGAGCCGGGTGACCTGTGGCTCGAACGGCTCGACCGCAAATATCGTGACGACGCCCCGCGGGTCGTCAAAAACGAGCAGTCCAAGGCCGCGCCGTATGTGTTTGTCGGGCCTGGCATTCATCCGCTGACGGTGGCCGGCGTGTTTGCCGCCGGACGCAGCGGCGATGCGCTGCGCGAACACATGCAGAGCGGCTACGAGGCCGCCCGGCCCAGCGGCTGGGACCCGGTCGAGCGTCTGAAGGATCAAGACCTGGACGGCGTGGTAGCCGAGGTCTTGTATTCCAGCCTGGGAATCGTCCTGCTGGGCATGCCGGACGGCGAACTGCAACAGGCGTGTCTGCGCGTGTATAACGACTGGCTGGCCGAGTTCTGCGCCCACGACCCACAGCGTCTGGTCGGCATCGGCCTGTATCCGCTCAGCGCCCTGCCCGATGTGTCGGAGATCGAACGCTGCGTAAAGCTCGGACTCAAAGGCGTCCTGATCCTGGCCTCCGATACGCTGGAGCTGCCCTACAGCGACGAGCGCTTCGAGCCGCTGTGGCAGGTGTGCGCCGAGGCCGGGCTGCCCATCTCACTGCACAAACCCCTGGTGTCCGGCATGCCACGGACCGCAGCCATGCCAACCCCGGCCGACCTCCAGATTCATGTCATCCACGTTGTCGAGCAGTGTCTGACCCGGATGGTGTACGGCGGCGTGTTCGAGCGCTTCCCCGAGCTGAAGATGGTCTCGGCCGAGAATGACGTGGGCTGGATGCCGAACTGGGTGCACCGGCTCGACCACGTGCACGCCAAGATCCCCGATACCAAACGCCTGCCGCTCAAACCCAGCGAGTACGTGCGGCGCAACATCTGGGGCACCTTTCAGGACGATCCGATCGGCCCGGCGACGTGGCAGTTCTTCGGTCAACATAACTATATGTGGGCGTCGGACTTTCCCCACGCCGACTCGACCTTCCCCCATTCGCTCAAGATTATCGGCCAGCATTTTGCCGATATCCCGGCCGAGGTGACGCGCAACATCGTGTTTGACAACGCCAAGCGCCTGTATGGCATTGAAGTAGGCTGACAGGAGGACTCCAATGGACATGACCGAACTCGAACGACGGCTGACCCGCATGGAAGACATTGAGGCCATCAAGCAGCTCAAGGCCGAATACTGCGACATCTGCGACGATGACCATAATCCCGACCGTATCACCACGATTTTTGCCGAAGATGGTATCTGGGAAGGCGCCGGTTTCGGCAAAGCCCAGGGACATGCGGCCATCCGCGAGCTGTTCAAGAAATTCCAGACCCTGATCAGCTTCTCCCAGCACCAGGTGCTGAACCCGGTCATCAAGATTGACGGCGACCAGGCCACCGGTATCTGGTACTTTTTCGGGCCGTTTACGTTCTACAAAAACAACCAGGCCAAGTGGCTGGCCGCCCGCTACCAGGACGACTATGTCAAGGTGAACGGCGAGTGGAAGATCCAGCACCTGCGGGCGCGTGGACGGATGAGTACCGATTACGAAAAGAGCTGGGCCGACACAGCCTGAAGCGCCAATAGCGGCCGGGCCCGCGTCCGGCCGCGCACCCCTCCATGCTGAAGTATATTCTGTGGGACCACGACGGTGTGTTGGTCGACACCGAGCACTGGTACTTTGTCTCGACCCAACAGGCCCTGGCCGAACTCGGCATATATTTTGACAAGGACGAATACGTGGCGCACACGACCAGCGGCCGGACGATGTGGGAGCTGGCCAGGCAGCGGGGTGTCTCGGAGGACATCATCGCCGTCCACCGCCGCAACCGGGACCGCTATTATCAGGCGCATCTGCGGACCGAGGATATTGAGATTCCGGGCGTGCTGGACGTGCTGGCCGAGCTGTCGCAGTTCTTTTCCATGGCGATTGTGACCACGGCCAAGAAGGCCGACTTTGCCCTGATCCACCAGGACCGGACGATTGTGTCCTACATGGACTTTGTTGTTGCCAACGGCGATTATGCGCGCAGCAAACCGGCCCCCGACCCCTATCTGACGGCCCTGGAGCGCTTCGGGGCTCAGCCCCACGAGGCGATTGCGATTGAGGATTCCGAGCGCGGTTTGCGCTCGGCGGTAGCCGCCGGTCTTGAGTGCATCATGATCGAACACGCGTTCACCCAGTCCCAGGACTTCTCGCGTGCCAGCCGCGTCGTGCGATCAATCCGCGACCTGCCGGCCATCCTGATCGGTCGACAGGCAAGACCTATTTCAGGCTGACCGCTCTGTCCCCTGCGAGACATTGATAATAATGCCATCCTGAATGGCGACCGATACAGCACACTACAAGGATGAATGAGAGAGAAGAAAAATTGTCGGGGGGACTTCGCATGACACCGCCACTCCAGACAGTCCTTGATTATCGCCCACGCCTCGACACAGCGGTCACAAGCTTCAGCCGTTTCTTTTTCGGCTTCATCGCCAACGGTGCGGTCATCTTCTCGTACAAGCCGAACAGATGCTCCACGCGCTCGCGCTCGGAGGCAAAGCCGCCGGGACGGTACAGCCGGTCCGCGGCGTGGTCGAGGGTGGTATGGGCTTTGCGTAGCTTGGGCGGCATCAGGTCGGGATCGTACAGGTCGGCCAGGGGTGCGCCGGGATGGGCCGCGCGGGCGTCAAGTACGGCCTGGGCCAGCGGTTCCAGCTTCGTCAGCTTCGTACCTTCTGGCGGCGGCGGGAAGGTGTTGTAGACGAGGCCGATAGAATAACGGTAGTCGCTCTTGAGCCGCCCGCCGATGTGCCGAAGCCACGCCAGA includes these proteins:
- a CDS encoding amidohydrolase, giving the protein MTTASERFPYPGAIDADGHILEPPDVWEQYMEPQYRDRAIRISKDRDGLEILEIGGGPSKYRRPGQLGQSGAMGKSGDELKPHPDKTYVGEAPFGSMDPKERVALLDQDGLDKAIIYPTLGLAWETEDVDDLALQAAYARAYNRWVVDFCSDSDGRLVPIAHISFGDPQEAARELERAVTSGAKGAFFVPFTPTNKSHAHPDYDPFWAKAQELDVPVGIHPSGEPPAKRVHQRFRDMQKWAMWHFNVHGGQGPLQAFTALFQYGLFDKFPKVKVVVLESGAGWAGYLLNRMDAVYDSPLGESVPLKEKPSHYFYRQCWVSGDPDEKAFGHVVDFVGADKFFWASDFPHLDHPGNYMDELKELVEPMPDATRQKVIGQNVTEVYGL
- a CDS encoding amidohydrolase family protein; translation: MAEYDLLIKNGTIVDGLRTPAYRGDLAIRNGKIAAMGNITGGATRVIDATGCVVAPGFMDIHTHYDAALTGWDPYATLSGWHGVTSVAIGNCGFGFAPVRPEDQERAMLRMERTETIPLSIMQSSMRWDWETFPEFLDSLERNKVGVNTASLVPYSPLRAWVMGNEAARDPDYTASSDQVARIKHVLREALQAGGFGFSGSFSMSNRDYDGGYLPTQVAPREELLEMAEVMREFNRGSIEWTMGSALQGLGLDFLLELAKTSGRPVNWNAIVSDSNNPDGWRKQLAWSEQAYREAIVLPVDICVPIERDFTLETMGLFDQLPAWNEATVGTLEERKAKLADPARRPALRQDMEKRRRMIVPSKDSDGEQGQVGMINWQATVIDDVHLEKNEPLRGKTIAQIAQEQGKHPVDAMLDLAVEEDLKTEFAMQDSLNSDEDSVGQILKHPLTLIGASDGGAHTKFLTLGRYPTHFLAHWIRDKQIMSLEEAHWRLSTMLGWAIGIRDRGWLREDMPADIVVYDLEKLQVLPMETITDLPNNDWRRVQKADGYRYTIVNGQITFEGQKCTGALPGKVLRSYDMAAA
- a CDS encoding MFS transporter, with amino-acid sequence MSTPSPAPATPTRTRWLIIGLLYCTYVLMFIDRINISIAAKYIMPEYGLSDVQFGWIFSAFVLGYAVSQIPGGWLGDRFGPRGVMAVAILWWSFFTAVTALAGELFLASLIGIVGSFLVVRVLIGIGEAVAPPNGNRVIANWAAPQERGLAVGITVSGSSLGGALTPPFIVWVMVTWGWRAAFYIAGAIGIVLAVVWYWLVRDRPEQHPWVNAAEREYIAQAPTAEQDEPDAAGPALGPVPWRTLLSCPSLWLVTAAYTVLGYIGYIYLSWFYLYLVNVLHFSVESGGLYGMAPFMAGAIGAPFGGWLTDRLSQRFGKRVGRCGVGFVSMLLTAGLIAIGASVTNPYLAVLFLALGAGTLFLGVAAYFATTIDLAKTYAGTLGGFMNMGGNLGGTLSPTLTPLLAQHYGWDSALYTAAGLAAVASLFWLGVHPQRPIRLEARAT
- a CDS encoding amidohydrolase family protein, coding for MAEYDIVIKNGTIVDGSGAPGFRADLAVSGGRIVELGEVTGSAARLIDASDLIVAPGFIDPHTHYDAQLCWDPLITCSSWHGVTSVIVGNCGVGLAPCKPAERDIATSNLVHVEAIPYEVLNKGLPWDWESFPQYMDAAAQRGLGINVGFLAALSPFRQFVMGNEAMEREATAAETAHIRSLLDEALEAGALGLSLTVLPQHLGYKAQPLACRLASHDELRAYAGLLRERGQGTIEVALTRKPSAVSDREYALLELLVSESERPVTWLNLRDRDDDPEAWTNTLERVAPLLERGSRPQVAVRPLVVEFNLRNPFLFAAMRSTKPVFGDAAPEDQKRTYADPEFRRAFGAELERSTVFHDIWQRTKVKEVTSPALKAVEWKTIDDIAQQRGAAPLDAFFDIALEDDLGLDYMLPLLDINEERVAKKFSDPRTLIGISDGGAHVDMLCNAGYPSYLLGTFVREKQALSVEHAVRRITTEPAQFFGINDRGALRVGLAADITVFDLNTIDSPERPEVRQDLPGGGRRLVTQAEGIQYTIVNGQVLYEGQRQTGVLPGQVIRGGQPA
- a CDS encoding amidohydrolase family protein, giving the protein MSIQHVISADSHMVEPGDLWLERLDRKYRDDAPRVVKNEQSKAAPYVFVGPGIHPLTVAGVFAAGRSGDALREHMQSGYEAARPSGWDPVERLKDQDLDGVVAEVLYSSLGIVLLGMPDGELQQACLRVYNDWLAEFCAHDPQRLVGIGLYPLSALPDVSEIERCVKLGLKGVLILASDTLELPYSDERFEPLWQVCAEAGLPISLHKPLVSGMPRTAAMPTPADLQIHVIHVVEQCLTRMVYGGVFERFPELKMVSAENDVGWMPNWVHRLDHVHAKIPDTKRLPLKPSEYVRRNIWGTFQDDPIGPATWQFFGQHNYMWASDFPHADSTFPHSLKIIGQHFADIPAEVTRNIVFDNAKRLYGIEVG
- a CDS encoding nuclear transport factor 2 family protein encodes the protein MDMTELERRLTRMEDIEAIKQLKAEYCDICDDDHNPDRITTIFAEDGIWEGAGFGKAQGHAAIRELFKKFQTLISFSQHQVLNPVIKIDGDQATGIWYFFGPFTFYKNNQAKWLAARYQDDYVKVNGEWKIQHLRARGRMSTDYEKSWADTA
- a CDS encoding HAD-IA family hydrolase; the protein is MLKYILWDHDGVLVDTEHWYFVSTQQALAELGIYFDKDEYVAHTTSGRTMWELARQRGVSEDIIAVHRRNRDRYYQAHLRTEDIEIPGVLDVLAELSQFFSMAIVTTAKKADFALIHQDRTIVSYMDFVVANGDYARSKPAPDPYLTALERFGAQPHEAIAIEDSERGLRSAVAAGLECIMIEHAFTQSQDFSRASRVVRSIRDLPAILIGRQARPISG